From the Thermosinus carboxydivorans Nor1 genome, one window contains:
- a CDS encoding IS110 family RNA-guided transposase, which produces MSNNVQVVYERCCGLDIHKRKIEACALVGEKMRRNSFGTTSEQLHKLADWLKKHEVEIVAMESTGVYWKPVINVLEAEGIKAIIVNAQHIKNVPGRKTDVKDAEWIASLLRHGLLKPSFIPERRQREMREITRLRTSKIQERAREIQRLQKFLEGCNIKLSSVVSDINGERR; this is translated from the coding sequence ATGAGTAACAATGTCCAGGTAGTTTATGAGCGGTGTTGCGGGTTAGACATTCACAAACGCAAAATTGAAGCCTGTGCCCTGGTAGGCGAAAAAATGCGGCGCAACAGTTTCGGCACTACGTCAGAACAGTTGCACAAACTTGCCGATTGGTTAAAAAAACATGAGGTTGAAATCGTAGCAATGGAAAGCACCGGTGTTTACTGGAAGCCGGTTATCAACGTTCTGGAAGCCGAAGGAATAAAAGCGATAATAGTCAATGCTCAGCACATTAAAAACGTACCTGGACGAAAAACCGATGTTAAAGATGCCGAGTGGATAGCTTCGCTTCTTCGCCATGGACTACTAAAACCAAGCTTCATTCCCGAGCGCAGGCAACGGGAAATGCGGGAAATCACAAGATTACGCACCTCTAAAATTCAAGAACGCGCCCGTGAAATCCAACGGCTGCAAAAATTCTTGGAAGGCTGCAACATAAAATTGTCATCAGTGGTAAGCGATATAAACGGCGAACGGCGAA